In Sphaeramia orbicularis chromosome 5, fSphaOr1.1, whole genome shotgun sequence, the genomic stretch tccaatcaagacaattttttagtgtaaaaaagccaaattgtcaatttcctgggtttcaggaggatatcatcttcatgaagtgagtaataactagtatttgaatatgatcaaatgtgagaaaacatcagattagtggcattaaaaatgtttttatttcatagttttcacacagtataccattttctgatgatgagttttaaatatgtttctttgctttgaaacttaaatgcatggtgtccagctgagtggacatttttgaaactacatgaaaaataggttcattaaaaaaaaaaaaaaaaaaaaaaaaaaatcaattgcatcgtTATTTTttatgcccaaagaggaataaaaacactcaagaaaaaaatattgactaaggttctcataattcatgcatgaaagggttaagaacattactattttatattattcatgtttattattcaagtttatttgagtaactaagtaattagtttttgttgatgaaaagttcatttattaattaatgtccaatgcgctctatgcacagcctcactacttcctgaacttcaggtgacgcctttatttcctgtctttcattattggacacactgattaatccaggtgtgcctaattaatcagtggtCACAACAAgtagtagcagacacacctggattaatcaatgtgtccaataatgaaagacagcaaATAAAGgaaccacctgaagttcaggaagtagtggagctgtgcatagagcccatttatttattgtcttatcaatgaaagagggcacttttaagtttatattttgcacacaaaatgtacgtacatttaaaaaaaaaaatattacagttaaatatatgttgtatatttacAAAGTTTTGGATACATAAACAGACACTTttgacacaggaacaaattttgccaagtTTTTTTTCCGTCagaaatgctgaagcgagagttgggggtatttgaataaaaaaaaaaaaaaaaaaaaaaaaaaaagtatatttcagggggtactccactgtaaaaactttaagaaccactggtctagtgtGATTTCTTCTCATGAGTTGTATTTGTGCCATAACTCAAAAACTTTCCACTTATGATGTTATAAAACAGAACAGCGGGTAGTTTCCACTTTTAAAAAGCATGAATCAGAGACTGTGTCTGATTTTTGCTTTATAATTCACAGAAATCTGTCATCAGTAAATCTCCTGCATCTGCCTTAAatcagttcttcttcttcttcttcttcttcttcttcttcttcttcttcttcttcttcttcttcatactTTATGAACTTTATACTTCCTGCAGCTCTTTACTGGAGACTTGAGCCACTTCTGTCAATCCTCATCATGTTCCTTCACTTTTTTTCCACTGACAAGTCTTCGAAGGCTGAAGGGTCTAAGGGTAGATTTTGATGTAAAACTCAGAGGTCTGAGGTGAATGTGTGATCTGGGGGTGCACTGTCAATAATATTGACATGACTGGCTTGGTTAAAgtgaagtcctttttttttttcttcttttttttgtgtgtctttttttctgttcagGATGTCAGCTGTAAAGATGACAGAGGGGAGCTTGCAGGTGGAGGTCTGCAAAGCGCCGCTGTTCTTCAGACAGAGTGAACCTGCCACGGGGGAAGCAAGGATGTCAGTTTTACTCCTTCACGGCATTCGTTTCTCATCAGAAAACTGGCTCAACATCGGCACTCTGGAGACTCTGGCCAAAGCAGGCTGCCGAGCAGTGGCCATCGACCTGCCAGGTGAGTCTGAAGGGAGCGAACTTCACCACCTCAAACTTTGCTGTTGCTCCCCACCTGCTGCCCTCTTTCTTAAACCCTCCTGCCTGTCTTTGCCCTTTGGTTCGCCCTCCTCAGGACTTGGCCGGTCTAAATCAGCCAAGGCCCCGGCAGCTGTCGGAGAACTGGCCCCTGCGTCGTTTCTGAAGGAGGTGTGTGAGCAGCTGAGCCTGAGCCCGGTGGTGGTGGTCAGCCCGTCGCTCAGTGGGATGTACTCCCTCCCCTTCCTACTGCAGCATCAGGCTCTGATTCGAGCGTACATCCCTGTAGCTCCCATCTGCACTGAGAAATTCAGCGCAGAGCAGTACCAGAGTGTAAAGGTACAGTCTGAGTGGGAGGACAAGCCTCTACTTTATATTCCTTTGTAGTTCTTTTCCTGCAGAACTCCTTGTACAGTGTGCGCTCTGCTCCTCTCGTCTTTAAAGAAGAACTCGAGCAACCGTGAATGTCAAGCTCATTTTCCAGCACATCCTTTCCCTCTTTTCAACCGAGCCTGTGGATTTTTACACAGTGACAGCGGCAGATATCACGTGACTTTAGACAGACGCCACTGGCTTTCATCCAACTCCAAActatttcaaattaaatttctaaGATGCCAAGTCAAGTTCAGCAGCATTATCCATGAAGGAGACGCTGTGTGCCAGTGAAAAGCAGCCCCCCTCCAGAAAACCAGACGATATATCTGAATGTTTTAAAGGGTGAGTGAGTACTACGGCTTTTATGATGCTCTATGAAAAGTAGAAAAGCAGTGCAGTCATATCAAAGCAGAACTCTAACAATGATTAAATAAAACCATAGAAGAATGTGAAGAGGTGCATTTCCTCAAACACTCACTCGAACTTTATGGTTTCATTCATTTGTAATCCTGACCTCCACTATAATTCAGTGAAATACTGTCCATTTGATTCCAACCCTATGAACTCCACAGTTATTTTACATTCAAAACCAAAACGTTCATTGTAAGAGTTATATAGAGTTGAACACCCAGTATCAGAGTGGGCTCATGGAAGTGATTTTAACCATCATTAACATTTACAAGGTATTGTTGCAGTTTGATTTGCATTACGTTTGGTGACATATTTCCATTATTTCAGTCTAATGAAATGATTATTAAAGGGGTATTACACCACTGACAAATTTATCTGAATCTGAACACTGTCaggaacaaaagtgaacaaaaacactTGTTTTAAGATATTTTAACAGGAAAATATTATTACAGCTTTAAAATTGACCAATTGCAACATTAAAATGTTGCTGCTACATACATTGTGTTTAGTTGTGATGTACTGTTACTTGAGGACTATAAATTGGTAactctaaatcacccataggtgtgaatatgagtgatATATATGTCAACTCTGCAACGAGTTCAGATCGTAACCCCCGTGCCTGATGGTAGCAGGGATAGGCTCCAGACTTCCCACTACCCTCCATTATGTGTATTAGATTAAGacgtttggaaaatgaatgtctTACATTTTATAGTAAAGTgcatttattttaggctgttacTAGTAACTGAAGGATCTGAATCTttcacagcagataaaaacaactGTTGAACACCAAGAGTGTAACATGTAAGAGGATCAAATTGCACATATTGAATAGAATATTCTTAATTATGTTTTCATGAgtgtataatcacatgaaaataagaatcagtgtttttttttttttttttactgtagattgAATCATTTATACAGGTACTTTACTGACATGTACTTGGTTTGAGTAATTATCCAATGAACTAAAGACACTAAAATAGACAAAACTAACACTGACTCTACAACGGACTTCTACATTTCTTCAGGGTTTATAGTTGTTCtgcttttccatttatttattcaggTGAAAGCAGGTAGCACCAGATTATCACATACTGTTTTTAGTAGTTTTTCTGAGGCTCCCAGCAAGTTTAAGTGATACTAAAAGTGAAATAAAACCCTTCTGGTCACAGACTGGTAAATCTAGAGTTGTCGCAGTGTTAATGTATTTCatgtttcataatgtaaatttcttTCTCAGTTATTGTGTCACTTGTagctgggtcaatatataattgagggactttttgagttacctttacagggtaacatagttaATAGCTAACATAGTTAGTTGTTTTCAGGcttaaaatcaacataaccataacaccacatggcatttttacagaaagattcttctaaatatcatatatagaattaagtaaaattgaaattgaaagttatttataaagatattgtagtaacactattgacataagagtgtgataaatacacacttgactcacacactataTTAAATAACTAACTAAGACGAGAAAGAACATATCTTGGAGTCtttccagtgttttcttcagaaaGAAATggcatcatgtggagcaggtcatgtgatttggaattaacacacttcctcaAGGTGTGTTTTTGTAATGGTTAACTTAGATGAAAGCGATTTCTCGGACACAGATACAATATgtttttttccatataaaatttaatataaaatatctgtcatgattatctcaacttaataaaaagaacaaaagcaaatcaatttttgaataagctcattttattattgtttagctaattagaaggtggttatTATTTAATTCGGATGGTTATtcagttgacattttagtatatatagttatttattaattatgtattaataattgattaaataagtgattgtttccataattaaataattatggaatttttaaagacatgatcataataaacttttttttttaagcttttaataaagatatgcaaGATATAACCCATGGagttcaaaagtccctcaattattgACCCAGCTGCAGTTGTACTGATAAGATGTTGTGTCGTTATGACAACCAGCCACACTGAGGGGGATCTGTACCTGTAGTGGAGGTATCATGTGCTGGAACCAAAACTGAGAAAGTCAAGGAAAGTCAAGTTGAGTTCAGCTGATACCGTCACTGGAATGACAGGATTGGTTGTAATCTGTAACTTCCCCTCTAGGTGTCTCTGAGTCAGACACACTGATGCCCCATGTTTGGTGTCATAGCTTTAAGACTGACTGAAATGAAATGTAAAGGAGTTTATTTTGGGCTGGTGCTGTCAAATAAAGACTTGACTCTTTCACAGTACAAGCCAGGTCTGCATGAACACAGTCAGTTCTTCTACTTTTATTCCTCCTGACATCTAGACACATGAATCAGTCACAGCTAATAAAACTGAAAAGCTTTCCTTTTATCTTTTCATAAGACTGGACAGAAATTTTGAAACTTGGGGTAAAACTTAGGACATCCACAAAATACCTTTAGCTACGGGGCTGATttacaaaacaagcaaaaaaaagaaatggaaggaaaaaaaaaaaaaaaaaaaaaaaaagaaaggagttGTTTCTCAAGAGGTTTTTCATTCTATCTTTCTGTTTGTTGTTCCTCCTAAAGGTGCCGGCTCTCATAGTTTACGGTGACCAGGACGCTCAACTCGGGGAGGCATCACTGCATAACCTCAGCAACCTGGCCAATCACAGGGTGGTGGTGATGAAAGGAGCAGGACACCCCTGTTACCTGGACGACCC encodes the following:
- the abhd14b gene encoding putative protein-lysine deacylase ABHD14B, whose protein sequence is MSAVKMTEGSLQVEVCKAPLFFRQSEPATGEARMSVLLLHGIRFSSENWLNIGTLETLAKAGCRAVAIDLPGLGRSKSAKAPAAVGELAPASFLKEVCEQLSLSPVVVVSPSLSGMYSLPFLLQHQALIRAYIPVAPICTEKFSAEQYQSVKVPALIVYGDQDAQLGEASLHNLSNLANHRVVVMKGAGHPCYLDDPDTWHKALTDFLNTL